Sequence from the Flavobacterium sp. TR2 genome:
TTATTATGATGCAAAAGGAGAGAAATACTTCTACGAAATCTTAAAGCCGCTATCTGATGTTACCAATTTAACAGAAGCCGATTTTGTGGATTGGGGCAATGCAGACAATTACGTAAAAGCAGTTGGAGTTGGAGAATGCGCCGGAGTAGTGATCGATTTAGTAGCAACCTTATTGTTTGAAGCTAAAGAGAAATTGATTTTGGCTCAAGAATCTTTCGACGAGAAAAAATGGTCAGATGCAATTTACCATGTTTATGCAGGATTTGTAAACGGTGCAAAAGCATTGCTATTGGCAGAAAACCAAAAAACAAACCACCACGCAGGAATCGTTGACTTGTTTGATACTGTTTTTATCGAAACCAATAAAATTGAATTAAACGCAACTTTTAAAGACTTGGTTTACCAAATCAATAAAAATGAACCGTCTGAAGCTTTCGCTAAAGATTACATTGCACAAGCGACTGTTTTCTTTGATAAAATTGAAACTTTCAGAGCACAAGAATTGGCAAATGCATAACATAAAACCCAAAATAACTTTAGTCGGTGCAGGTCCGGGCGATCCCGATTTACTGACGCTGAAAGCTGTAAAAGCATTGGCTGAAGCAAATGTGGTTTTATACGACGCCTTGGCTAACGAAGAAATTCTAGATTACGCACCAAAAAACGCCATCAAAATTTTTGTTGGAAAAAGAATTGGCAATCACGCTTATACGCAGGATCAAATCAATCAGCTGATTGTAGATAATGCTTTGACGTACGGAAACGTAGTTCGATTAAAGGGCGGGGATCCGTTTATTTTTGGAAGAGGTGGAGAAGAAGTAGATTTTGCCGAAAGTTTCGGAATCGAAACGATAGTAGTTCCAGGTATTTCATCAGTAGTTGCTGTTCCCGCAAGTCAAGGAATTTCGATTACAAAAAGAGGAATTTCAGAAAGTTTTTGGGCAATTACAGGAACAACTTCTGATAGAAAATTATCTTCAGATGTGGCTTTGGCAGCACAATCTTCTGCAACAGTGGTAATACTGATGGGAATGCACAAGTTGCCTCAAATAATCAATTTGTTTCAAAAAGAAGATAAAGGAAATTTGCCCGTAGCCATTATCCAAAACGGAACAACTGCAGACGAAAAAGTGGGTGTTGGAACTGTAGATTCGATTTTAGAAGTTGTAAAAGAAAAAGAATTGAGTTCGCCAGCCATTATTGTTTTAGGAGAAGTTGTCCGCGAAAGCAATAAACTGAAAGGATTTTACGAAGAATTTCTATCAAAAGAAGAAATTCGGTAGAATAATGTTCCGTTAGGAACATCTCATCGGTAGAAAATAAACGGTTTCAAAAAATGTTCCGTTAGGAACATCTGATTGACACCGATTTTGTAGCGTCAGGTTTTAACCCGAAGTTTGCATTATTAATTGTTCCGTTAGGAACAACATATTGGTAATATGGAACAAAACGAATTATATCCAATATTTCTAAAGCTTCACAATTTAAATGTCTTGATTGTAGGCGGAGGAAATGTAGGTCTGGAAAAGCTTTCATTCTTGCTAAAGTCAAGTCCGAATGCAAATGTTGAGGTAGTGGCAAAAGAATTTCATTTAGAAATAAAAGTTTTGGCCGAAAAACACCCTTCGATAACATTAACAAGATCGAAGTTCAAAAAGAAAATGCTCAAAAAACGTCACATGGTAATTGCCTGTACAGACGATTTGAAAGTAAATAAAAAGGTTTACGATTTAGCAAGAAAACGCTATCTGATTTGCAACATCGCCGATACGCCAGATTTATGCGATTATTATTTGGGCGGAATCGTAACGAAAGGAAATGTCAAAATCGCTATTTCTACAAACGGAAAATCGCCAACG
This genomic interval carries:
- the cobA gene encoding uroporphyrinogen-III C-methyltransferase, with product MHNIKPKITLVGAGPGDPDLLTLKAVKALAEANVVLYDALANEEILDYAPKNAIKIFVGKRIGNHAYTQDQINQLIVDNALTYGNVVRLKGGDPFIFGRGGEEVDFAESFGIETIVVPGISSVVAVPASQGISITKRGISESFWAITGTTSDRKLSSDVALAAQSSATVVILMGMHKLPQIINLFQKEDKGNLPVAIIQNGTTADEKVGVGTVDSILEVVKEKELSSPAIIVLGEVVRESNKLKGFYEEFLSKEEIR
- a CDS encoding bifunctional precorrin-2 dehydrogenase/sirohydrochlorin ferrochelatase; amino-acid sequence: MEQNELYPIFLKLHNLNVLIVGGGNVGLEKLSFLLKSSPNANVEVVAKEFHLEIKVLAEKHPSITLTRSKFKKKMLKKRHMVIACTDDLKVNKKVYDLARKRYLICNIADTPDLCDYYLGGIVTKGNVKIAISTNGKSPTTAKRLREFFEDVIPEDINQMVENLNEYRKTLKGNFEDKVKKMNEITASLKSKE